The Sulfurospirillum diekertiae genomic sequence CTAAAACACTGGCAAGTGACCCTTGTGCGCTTTTCACATTGCCCTCGGCTTGAATACGGTTTAGCATCGCTTGAGAATAAGCCGTTTGAGCTTGCAAAGTATCTGCAGGTGTGGCTGTTCCTACCGTGTAGCGTGTCTTAGCGGCATTGAGGCTCTCTAAAGCGGAGCGCTCAGCTTCACGGCTTGCTTCAAGGGAAGCATTAGAGCCAAATAGGGCATAGTATGCTTGGATGGCAGAGAGGAACACGGTTTGAATCGTATCGTTTTCTGAGAAAAGCGCCACATCGAGCAGTGATTTTGCATTGTCATAGGTTGCATCTCGTTTACCAAAGTCATAGAGCAGATAGGAAAGTGTTACGCCAACGTTTTCTTGATTGCCTGTTTGGGTTTCACTGCTTTCAGCCCTGAGAATAGAACCCGTTGCACTGAGTGTTGGTAAATACGCCGAGCGACTCACTCCCACTTGTGCGGCTTGGTAGAGCGATGTTTGCCATGCTATTTTGGTCTGTGGATTGTTGCACAACGCACTCATTACCACATCCGATAAACCTAATGTTTTTCGCATATCGACAGTTGCACATGATGCTAATTTGGCTTGCTGACTTGGAATAAGCGCATTGGTATTCAATGGATCAAATTCCTCCGCACCAAGCACACTCATGATGCCAAAAACCATATACCCTATAAACCTCAAACGCATTGGTATCCTTACGTAATGGACTCTGTATCCTCTTTTATTCCGTTAATATTAGCATGAATTTGCTAACACTTCTTTACATGTAATACTTTCGTTTTGGTTTGGTTGTATACTTTTGATGATAGAAATGATTTTGCAAGGAGTTCCTATGTCTTCGTCATTCTCTTTGGTATCCATATCACTTCCCACCCCTTTTGCTAAACATGAGATAGAAACACTGCTGGATTGCTCATTAAAAAAAGGAATCGAAAAAGCCTTTTACTGGCAATACCGCGAAACATTCTTAGTCTATACCCAATTCAATGTCCTCACCTTTATCAACTGGGAGAAAGAGTCCATCTATAAAGCACTTATGAAACTGGGGTTAAAGCATGCAGACACATTTGAACAGCACACTATTTTCCAAGATTATCCCATTCTCATAGAACCCGATTTAGACGTTACATGTAAAGTGAGTAACGAGCAGATTATCCTGAAAGAACCCCTCTCGCTTTATCTCATTATCATTGCGCTTGTTGTCTCACAAAGTGTCGGGCTGGAAAAGTATGAGCAAGACCTCAACGTCCATTTTGATAAGAGCCAACAACTGCTTGACCTCACCCAAAGCTACGCACTGCTCAAACGTTCCAAACTCATCGAATTTGCACGAACATTAATGAATATTCAACATGGTATGGTAAGCGATCTTTTGTTGTTGGATAAGCCCAATATTTTATGGGATAACGAAGAAGCAGAAAAACTTTACAACAGGCTTTCATCAACACTTGAACTCAAAGATCGTTTTGAGATTGTAGAGCATAAACTTACACATCTTAAAGAGGACATTAGCATGTCACTCGATCTTTTCAACCAAAAACACAGTGAATTTTTAGAGTGGATTATTATAGGACTGATCGGTTTTGAAATCGTAATGGGACTGATCGAATTTTTTAAACATTAGAATTCAGCTACCAATCTTTTAACGATCTTTCGCACAATAGGCACAACGGTTAAAACCGCAGGAAAGGCGATAACATAAGCTCGCCAAAACGCTCCAAACCATTGGGCAAAAAACATTTCACTAAAACCAACATTGATGAACGTGATGACAAACGACATTAAAATGGTCATAAACAACGACATAAAAAAAGCGAAGGTTATAAACTCATATTTTTTAGGAATCAAACTTTTTCTCCTAAAATACGCACTTCGCGTTGCGGATAAGGAATACTGATGTTGTTTACATGTAAAGTGTTATAGAGGGCAAGATTGACCTCAAATTGTGTCTTAAAATAGCTCTTGGTCGGAACCCAATAGCGAAGTCCCAGTTCAATGGAGCTGTCTGCAAACTTTGTAATACCCACCACAGATTTATGCGTATTGCTGACCTCTTTAAAGCCCGATAAGACCTCTTTGATCAATGCAATTGCTTTAGCGGGATCTTCCTCATACGCCACGCCAATACTTGACTCCACAATTCGGAACTCAAAGGAGTTGACCAACACATCACCGATCATCTTTTTATTGGGAATGGTGATGAGCTCTTCATCTTCATTGCGAAGGATGGTATAGGAGAGTTTGATCTCTTCCACCACACCGTAAAAACTACCGATGGAAAGGGTATCACCCACTTTAAATGGGCGGCTGATGATGAGAAGCACCCCTGCGGCATAGTTCGAAACGCTCCCTTGAAGTGCTAAGCCAGCGGTTAAGGAAACAGCGCCAATAGCCGCGACAAAAGGTGCAATAGAAATGCCCACTTTTCCAAGTGCTATAATGATCATTGCAGCGAAAATCAGCATTTTAACCACGTTCGCAACAAACTTCGAGAGCGTCATGTCAAAATGATGGCTTTCAAAAAGACGCATCAAAAGAGCATAGGCATACTTTGCGGTAAACCATCCGATGATGACGATGATCAGCGCCCCAATCAGTTGAAAGCTGTAGTTGGTTAGAAACTCAATAGCGATAGTGTAAAACTTCTGAAGGGTTTGCAGTTCTTTGTCCATCTGTTTAACCTTTGAGATTAAGTAAAAGATTATAGCATAGGATAAATTGAAGGAATAAAAAGTGTATAATTAGTTTTCTATTTAATAAAAAATAAAAATAAAATAATCGTTTCTACTCACACAAAAGGGAAAATCTTATGAAAGTTTCAAATTTCACGTTTGAGGATTTTTCATCGCTGAAAAATCGTATTGAATACGAGGCTTTTGAAAACGAACCATCTCTTTTAGTGCAATTTTTTGATGGTCGCAATGACGAACAGCTTTTTAGCGATCTTTCATCCACGCTTTCGGCATTGCTTCCCCATGCAACAATCATAGGTGTGACCACAGCAGGAGAAATCCTCGATGGGAAAATGCTTGAGAACACCGTCACGCTCTCTTTTTGTGCCTTCACGCATACCAAACTTATTCCTCTTTATACGCATCATTGTAATTTTAACGGTGGAATTTCTGTCGTTCAACATCTAAGTCACACTGTGAAAGCAGCCATCTTTTTCAGTGAAGGATTGCAAGGTAAACCTGAAGAATTTTTAAGTGGTGTTAACTTTATACGTAAAGATTTAACCATTGCAGGTGGTGCGGCAGCGGATTATGGGAGGTTCGCTAGAACGTTAATTGCTTTAAATGGTACTGTGTACGCTCATGGCGTTGTCGGCGTGGCATTTGAAAATGCGTCTTTAAAAATTCTCAATCATTGGAAGCTTAACTGGAATCCTATCGGCAAACCGATGGTCGTTACAAAAGTGCTCAATAATACGATCTTTGAGCTTGATAAAAACGCCTATTTTCGAAGTTGTTCGCCACTATTTTGGAGATGATGTTGTTGCCCATCTTCCTTCCAGTATCGTCAAATTTCCGCTCATTAAAACCGAAAAAGGTGTTTATATTGCCAGAGCACCTGTTGCTGTTACGGAAAATGCCTTAGTGTTTGGAGGCAATTTTAATACAGGCGATCGTGTTCGTTTTGGTATTGCCAATGTTGATGAAATCGTGGAAAATAATGATGCAAGGCTTCTTCTTAAACCTGAAGTTGTCTGGATCTATTCGTGCATGGGGCGTAAAGCATTTGCCGGTGAAATTCTTGAAAGTGAATTCCTAACCTACAACATCTTAGGCACAACCTGCGGCTTTTTTAGTTATGGTGAATTTTTCAAAACATCTCGTTCCTCTCAGATGATGAATCTCACCACCACGGTTTTGGCATTGAGTGAACAAGAAGAGCTCGAAACATTACCCCAGCCGAGTAGAAAACAGTTGGATGAAAAACACGAGAACATTGCAGTCATGTCTAGACTAACAAATGCTGTCGTGGATGAGCTTGAACATACGATTAAAACACTTGATGCTTATAAACTAGCCCTTGATGCAAACTCTATTGTCTCTAAAACAAACACACAAGGCATTATCACCTATGTCAATGACCTTTTTGTCAAAATTTCAGGCTACTCCAGAGAGGAGCTTATTGGTAAGTCGCACAATATCATTCGCCATCCCGATGTCCCGAATGGTACTTTTAAAGATATGTGGACGACCATCAAAAAGGGTCACGTATGGAAAGGTCTCATCATCAATAAAGCCAAATCAGGAGAGCCTTACTATGTCGATACGACCATCATTCCACTTTTTGATGAGAACAAACAAATCGTCGAGTACATCTCCACACGCAATGACCTCACCAAGATCATCAAGCAACAAAAACAAATTTTAAAACAGACCACCGATGCGTTAACCAACCTGCCCAATCGTGTGAAGCTTTTTGAAGATATTGCCGTATCTCAAAATCCGATTATTGCACTGATCAACATTGATGGCTTTGGTGAAATTAACCGCTTCTACGGGTTTGAAAGTGGCAATACACTCCTTCGAGAGTTTTCCGCTCTTTTTCTTGAGATGTTAAACCTCACACCCTACTCGCTTTATAAACTTGAAGCAGACAACTTTGTCATTTTTGGGGATGGAGAAGATAATGAGCTATTTTGCACTACCATGGAAAAATTCATCAACCAAGTCCATACCCATCAATTTTTAGCAGATATGCAAGGAATTACCACACGCATTAGTGTAGGAATTGCGGTTGAGAAAGAACAAATTCTCTCCCATGCGGAAGAAGCCCTCAAACAAGCACGTCTACGCAATATGGACTGGATGCTCTCCGATAAAAAGGAAGAAGCCATACACCTGCAAAACTTTCAAATGCTCCATACGCTCAAAAGTGCTCTTGAACATGACAGAATTGTCCCCTACTACCAAGCGCTTGTTCATCTCAAAAGCCACAAAATAACTAAATATGAAAGCTTAATGCGCCTGATTGATGAAAATGGAAAAGTCTATACGCCCTACTTCTTTTTGGAAGTTGCAAAAAAATCGAAGTATTACTTAGCGCTCACACGCATTATGATTGAAAAAACACTTTTGGATTTTACCCATCGAGAAGAGAACGTGGCAATCAACCTATCGGTGGAAGACATCGAAGATGCAGAAACCGTTTTATTCATCAAAAATGCGATTAAAAACTTTGTAGAGCCTTCACGCATCACTTTTGAATTGACTGAAACTGAAGCCATCAAAGACTATCTCACCATCATCTCTTTTATCGCATCGGTCAAAGAGTTGGGTGTTAAAATCGCCATTGATGATTTTGGAAGTGGCTACTCAAACTTTGCCTATCTCGCGCAATTTAATGCCAATATTTTAAAAATAGATGGTACCATCATCCAAAAAATAACAACCGATTCTAGTGCATATCAAATTGCTGCGGCGATTAATGACTTTGCAAAACGGTTGGGTTTGCAAACCGTTGCAGAGTTTGTCTTTGATGAAGCAACCAACGATGTTGTTAAAGATCTCAACATTGACTTTGCACAAGGCTACTTTCACGCAGAGCCCTTGCCGATCGAAAAACTACCATAACGTTTTACATGTAAAGTATGACCATCTATTTTTTGATGGAATACACGCTCTCTTTTGTCCCTGCATAAAAAACAACAATTTCCACCACTTCATCGCCCTCATTGACGCCATAATGCCATCTATCCACCACTTCGATCAGCGCATCACCCGCTTTAAGCTGTAACGTTTTGTTCTCATCGGTCACCACTTTAAGCGCGCCTTTGACCATATACCCCGCATTAATGATAGGATGCTTGTGAAGCGGAAGCGTCGTGTGAGCAGGAATGGTGATCTTCAAAACCGAAATCTCCGGTGCCTCCTTTGGGTACGCAGGAAGGCTTGATCCATCCCAACTCTGAGTAGACTTCACAAGCGTCACAGACTCTACATTTCCAGCAGCAAAAACAGAGCTTGAAAGAAGAACAAAAAGGAAGAGTAATTTTTTCATGAGCGACCTTTGTATGGGAGTTTTGAGACTATTTTAGCTTTACATGTAAAGGGTTGTCAAGGAAATGCGAAATAACACTCAACATACTCTTATTCCGATGTTTTTTGTATAGTAGCAGTCTCGTCTTGTTTGCCAAAGTAGGAACTTTTGGCGGTTTGTAATTGGAGCTGTTTTAAGGTATCCGAAGTATTTTTATCTTTTTCGCTAGTAAAATTTAATAAATCGAAAGTGCTTATCTTTAAAGTATCTTGGCTCATCTGTTGAAGAGTGGCTTCTTGCTCTTTTTTAGCTTTTGCAAACCCAAAGTCATTGTTTTGTAGCTGAGAATCATCATTTAAATTAGGGTGATCATAAAGCATGTCTGTATGAATTTTTTCTGTATCTGTTATAACTCTTTTACGATAATCTTTTCCAAATTCGTCAGTCAATCCCTCTTTAAGCGTAACCGTTCCATTAAGATCAGAATCCATTTGAATGGTGTGATCTAACTCTTTTTCAACACTGTTTTCAAACTGAATATAGTTCGCATTAGTGGCTGAGCGTTTTAGTTTGAAACTGTAGTTTTTCATTTTTATCCATGAAAAGTGATGCAGCAACATGCTCCATGTCTTGATATTTCTCGCCTACACTAAGACTGATTTTAACCACTTTTTTACCAATGTAATCATAGTTGGTCTGACGCTTATACCCAATCGTCAGAGTTTTTGCCTCGTCACCTTCTATCAGTCCGTTGCCATCGACATCTGATTTGCTGTAGTTACGATCCATTCTGATGTTTTGCATCCATCCAGCAACAAAAGCTTCTGCGTCACCATTGAGGCGCAAAACTCCATCACTGCGTTCAAAAAAGTTGTTAGTTCCATCAAATTTTTGTTTGAGTTGATCAATACTCTTTTTTGAAAGTTGTATCGTCACAAATTTGTTATTATTTTCAGGATCATGCATGACAACAAGGCGGTTTGGCTCATTTTTTGTACCATCAGAATAGCTTACGTAAGTAAATTTTGATGTGTCAACGCTAATCTTTTCGTATTTGAGTTCTTCAAGCGAGAGTTCTTTAAAATGAATTGCGGTGGAGGTATAAATATTTCCTTCTGTCGCTACTTTGGTTGGCTCTTTTTTGAGTTCTGCCAACTCTTTTGCGGTGGGTTTAATTCTTGGTGTTATATACGTTCCCACCTGAGCGGCAGAAGATAAAATAGAAATTCCCACAGATGATCTCCTAAATAATACTACATACTCTAAGATCGTCCAATGGGAAAATAAATCAATTAAATTGAGAGCTCTAAAGGGAAAATATATCTATTTGAATAATTTTTGATGCTTCTTTGCTATGATATAGAGGTACGCTTAGAAATTATGGCATTTCTCTACAAGTGCCCATTAAAGGACCCCCATGAACCTCTACACCCTACACTACTCCTGTACTCTTGATGCAAGCGTTGAAGACGTATGTGCTTTTCATACCGACACGCATAATCTTCCTCTCATTACGCCACCGTCGATTAAGGTGAACATCGTGAAGATGGAGAACGACAGCGTCATTTTGGACATTAAAAAGTTTGGCATCACGACACGTTGGGAGATGGCGCTTGAGAAAAACTGCCCTCACAGCATTGTTGATGTGATGATCAAAGGGCCTTTTGCTTCGTTTCGGCATGAAAGACGCTTTATAGCAGAAGATGAAAATCGCACGCGCATGGAAGAGACCATCACACTAGCGCCACCAATTCCTTTTTTGGGAAGGCTCTTTTTCTGGTTTGTAAAAAGAGACATGGATGCTATGTTTGCGTACCGACACACGATGACACAAGCGCATTTTCACTTTGAAAATCAAGCAAAACACCTCTAATGCCATTCTCATGACACAGGCAAATTAAACTTGTAAAGTAAAGTCAAAATCTTTGTGGAAGAGTCTTCCCTAAAGATCACTCTTCCACAAATCCTGTGTTATTTTTAATAATCTCATAGTTTTTACAGCCTATTTCATCACCCAAATCACATGCTTTTTTGAACAGCTCTTGCGCCTTTTGCGCATCTTGGCTCACGCTGCCTCCCTCATAGTACATACGAGCAAGCGCGGAACACTCTTGCGCATCGCCGGCATCACATCCATTTTGATGGTACATGGCAGCATAAACATAGTTTCCACCTTGCTCGTACAGTAATGCAAGATGCGCACAACTGCTTGCCAAGCCCGCACTGCACGCACGATCATAATAATTAACGGCTTGTTGCAAGTCTTCACTCACACCTGTACCATTTTCATACAAAACCGCGAGACTCGCACAACTGCTCGCATCACCAAGTACACACCCTTTTTCATACAGTTCAGCTGCCTTGGCATAATTTTGTCCTATTTGACCACTTTCATACATGTAACCTAAATTAGAACAGCCACTTCCCATGCCCATAGAACAGGTTTGGTTATAAAGTTCTTTGGCCTTACTAAAGCTCTGTTGGACGCCATCACCGATGTGGTACATCGCGCCTAATTGTAAACATGCCGTGGGATTGTTATGATCGCACTCGTTTTGTAGTTCGCTTTCACGGGCAAAATCCAATGCAAACAGTGAAGATGAAACCAGTATTGCCATAATACATAAGAGTTTTTGCATGCTCTTCTCCTTGCTAACATTTGAATTATTATATTACAATACTTTTATGAACGAGACTAAAACAATTTTGATTTGCTACGAGCAAGCACCTTTTTTACAGATTCGCCAAACACTGCAGAGTGAGCGCGCTTATGAGGCACATGCACACGCAGCACTCTCCATAGGATTTATGCTCGAAGGCAAAACGTGCTTTCAGACACCTGAGGGAGAGTTTTTGCTCGAACATGGCGCCCTTGCCATCATTCCACCTCACATCCAACATGCCTGCAATCCTATTGCGCAAACGAGACGAAGTTACATTATGGTCTATTTAGATGCGAACTTTTGTACGCGCATTCAAGCCAAACAGTTTCAAGAAACCACAACGCTGTTGCCACTGACTACACCGTTGGTATTTCATAAGGCTTTATTTGAGGAGTTTGAGCGCATTATTACAGCGCTCATAAAAGGTTTTTCACCTTTACATGTAAAGGCATTGGAAGCATGGGTGGAGAGCTTTTTTTGGCTCTATACGAAACAAGGAGTGAGTCAATACAAAGACAATACCCTTCAAGATATGGCACACTTTTTAGAAAGTCGGCTGGATGAAACACCCAGTCTCTTTGAGCTTTCCAAACGTTTTGGACTCAACCCCTATGTTCTCACACGCCACTTTAAACAAACCTACGGTTGTACGCCCAAACACTATGCCATGGATGTGCGCATCGAGCATGCGAAGCAGTTACTTCACGATGGCACTCCGCTTGCCCTGTGCGCGCAATACTGTGGCTTTGTCGACCAAAGCCACTTCCACCGCTTTTTTAAACGCCGTACCGCTCTCACCCCCAAAGAGTACCAAGCTAATTTTACACAATCCTAAACACCTCGCTATTTTTTATCCTCTTCGTCATCTTCAATCACGTACGTTTTACCATCAATCACAATGGTCTTAATACTTGCAGAATAAGTTGGATCGATGACAGTAATGTTTTGTGTTAAAGGGGTAGGTGTTTGTTTGAATGTATTTTCAATAGCCAAAAGAGGAAGAGCCTTTTCATGTTTTCTGAGTGTATTGGTTTGTTGATTGGCATTGGCGACATGCTCATCCAGTGCTGCTTTCTCTGCAGCTAGGCGTGCAGCTTCTTCTGCAACAAGTTGGGCTTTACGAGTAGCCTCTTCAGCAGCAGCTTGTGCGGCGGCATCACGAGCAGCTTGCTCCGCGGCAGCCTTGGCAGCCGCTGCTGCTGCACGATTTGCTAATACCTGAGTGATCGTGCCATCGGCATAGTACTTAGCATCATCCACTTCATCTCCATTTAAACCAGTGGCAACACCTTTTCCAGAACCAACTCCCTTAGCGTTAGTATTAGCATTATAATAACTGTTGGTAATTGATGAGCCGCTCTGAGTATAACCTACCAACCCACCTACCTTAGCCATGTTGTTGGCACGCACCAATCCTGTTGCATAGGAATTGATAATGGAGGCTCCACTTCGCCCAACTAAACCACCTACCCCATTCTGGCTATTCCCGCCCATTACATTCCCCGTTGCATAAGAATCAATAATAAAAGTATTCTTACCGCCAATAAAACCTATAAGACCGCCTACTTGTAAATTGCCAGTTCCTGTTACATCTCCAGTTGCGTATGAACTTTTGACAATCACTGTTGAAGTGCTATTTCCTATAACACTCCCCACAAGTCCACCCGCAGAATTTCCTGAAACCTTGCCAGTTGCATATGACTTTGAAATCGTTTGAGTAGGATAATTTTTAGTTGAAGATGTTTGACCAACCAATCCACCTGCATTATACAGACCTGATATATCCCCAGTAGCATATGAGTTTTCAATCAAAAAATCGTTATCTAATACTCCTACCAATCCACCCACAGAGATATAAGCTACATTAGTAAGATTGGTAGCATTAATATTCCC encodes the following:
- a CDS encoding SRPBCC family protein; the encoded protein is MNLYTLHYSCTLDASVEDVCAFHTDTHNLPLITPPSIKVNIVKMENDSVILDIKKFGITTRWEMALEKNCPHSIVDVMIKGPFASFRHERRFIAEDENRTRMEETITLAPPIPFLGRLFFWFVKRDMDAMFAYRHTMTQAHFHFENQAKHL
- a CDS encoding RMD1 family protein codes for the protein MSSSFSLVSISLPTPFAKHEIETLLDCSLKKGIEKAFYWQYRETFLVYTQFNVLTFINWEKESIYKALMKLGLKHADTFEQHTIFQDYPILIEPDLDVTCKVSNEQIILKEPLSLYLIIIALVVSQSVGLEKYEQDLNVHFDKSQQLLDLTQSYALLKRSKLIEFARTLMNIQHGMVSDLLLLDKPNILWDNEEAEKLYNRLSSTLELKDRFEIVEHKLTHLKEDISMSLDLFNQKHSEFLEWIIIGLIGFEIVMGLIEFFKH
- a CDS encoding FIST N-terminal domain-containing protein, whose amino-acid sequence is MKVSNFTFEDFSSLKNRIEYEAFENEPSLLVQFFDGRNDEQLFSDLSSTLSALLPHATIIGVTTAGEILDGKMLENTVTLSFCAFTHTKLIPLYTHHCNFNGGISVVQHLSHTVKAAIFFSEGLQGKPEEFLSGVNFIRKDLTIAGGAAADYGRFARTLIALNGTVYAHGVVGVAFENASLKILNHWKLNWNPIGKPMVVTKVLNNTIFELDKNAYFRSCSPLFWR
- a CDS encoding EAL domain-containing protein, translating into MIKTPIFEVVRHYFGDDVVAHLPSSIVKFPLIKTEKGVYIARAPVAVTENALVFGGNFNTGDRVRFGIANVDEIVENNDARLLLKPEVVWIYSCMGRKAFAGEILESEFLTYNILGTTCGFFSYGEFFKTSRSSQMMNLTTTVLALSEQEELETLPQPSRKQLDEKHENIAVMSRLTNAVVDELEHTIKTLDAYKLALDANSIVSKTNTQGIITYVNDLFVKISGYSREELIGKSHNIIRHPDVPNGTFKDMWTTIKKGHVWKGLIINKAKSGEPYYVDTTIIPLFDENKQIVEYISTRNDLTKIIKQQKQILKQTTDALTNLPNRVKLFEDIAVSQNPIIALINIDGFGEINRFYGFESGNTLLREFSALFLEMLNLTPYSLYKLEADNFVIFGDGEDNELFCTTMEKFINQVHTHQFLADMQGITTRISVGIAVEKEQILSHAEEALKQARLRNMDWMLSDKKEEAIHLQNFQMLHTLKSALEHDRIVPYYQALVHLKSHKITKYESLMRLIDENGKVYTPYFFLEVAKKSKYYLALTRIMIEKTLLDFTHREENVAINLSVEDIEDAETVLFIKNAIKNFVEPSRITFELTETEAIKDYLTIISFIASVKELGVKIAIDDFGSGYSNFAYLAQFNANILKIDGTIIQKITTDSSAYQIAAAINDFAKRLGLQTVAEFVFDEATNDVVKDLNIDFAQGYFHAEPLPIEKLP
- a CDS encoding TolC family protein; this translates as MRLRFIGYMVFGIMSVLGAEEFDPLNTNALIPSQQAKLASCATVDMRKTLGLSDVVMSALCNNPQTKIAWQTSLYQAAQVGVSRSAYLPTLSATGSILRAESSETQTGNQENVGVTLSYLLYDFGKRDATYDNAKSLLDVALFSENDTIQTVFLSAIQAYYALFGSNASLEASREAERSALESLNAAKTRYTVGTATPADTLQAQTAYSQAMLNRIQAEGNVKSAQGSLASVLGLLPDTTLQLQTPKLDIPSEVFESNIRALMEEAQRLRPDLMAAGAKIKAAEANIKAAKADNMPTFSLSATSGHTNTVFDTAQRTSSIGLYVSIPIFTGFNTKYKIQAAQQQLKINEAEYDKLSQSANLEVYQTYQTLISETQATRTSSDLVASAQASYDLALGRYKAGVGTILDLLSAQSALASAKQQHIQSLYNWYITKASLAKAMGSLDFSTIKGQP
- a CDS encoding AraC family transcriptional regulator, encoding MNETKTILICYEQAPFLQIRQTLQSERAYEAHAHAALSIGFMLEGKTCFQTPEGEFLLEHGALAIIPPHIQHACNPIAQTRRSYIMVYLDANFCTRIQAKQFQETTTLLPLTTPLVFHKALFEEFERIITALIKGFSPLHVKALEAWVESFFWLYTKQGVSQYKDNTLQDMAHFLESRLDETPSLFELSKRFGLNPYVLTRHFKQTYGCTPKHYAMDVRIEHAKQLLHDGTPLALCAQYCGFVDQSHFHRFFKRRTALTPKEYQANFTQS
- a CDS encoding tetratricopeptide repeat protein, giving the protein MQKLLCIMAILVSSSLFALDFARESELQNECDHNNPTACLQLGAMYHIGDGVQQSFSKAKELYNQTCSMGMGSGCSNLGYMYESGQIGQNYAKAAELYEKGCVLGDASSCASLAVLYENGTGVSEDLQQAVNYYDRACSAGLASSCAHLALLYEQGGNYVYAAMYHQNGCDAGDAQECSALARMYYEGGSVSQDAQKAQELFKKACDLGDEIGCKNYEIIKNNTGFVEE
- a CDS encoding DUF2798 domain-containing protein, producing MIPKKYEFITFAFFMSLFMTILMSFVITFINVGFSEMFFAQWFGAFWRAYVIAFPAVLTVVPIVRKIVKRLVAEF
- a CDS encoding mechanosensitive ion channel family protein encodes the protein MDKELQTLQKFYTIAIEFLTNYSFQLIGALIIVIIGWFTAKYAYALLMRLFESHHFDMTLSKFVANVVKMLIFAAMIIIALGKVGISIAPFVAAIGAVSLTAGLALQGSVSNYAAGVLLIISRPFKVGDTLSIGSFYGVVEEIKLSYTILRNEDEELITIPNKKMIGDVLVNSFEFRIVESSIGVAYEEDPAKAIALIKEVLSGFKEVSNTHKSVVGITKFADSSIELGLRYWVPTKSYFKTQFEVNLALYNTLHVNNISIPYPQREVRILGEKV
- a CDS encoding cupin domain-containing protein, which codes for MKKLLFLFVLLSSSVFAAGNVESVTLVKSTQSWDGSSLPAYPKEAPEISVLKITIPAHTTLPLHKHPIINAGYMVKGALKVVTDENKTLQLKAGDALIEVVDRWHYGVNEGDEVVEIVVFYAGTKESVYSIKK